The following is a genomic window from Candidatus Hydrogenedentota bacterium.
ACGGCCAGAGGGTCGTCGTGCATACCGAGAAGAAGAACGTCGCCGGCGTAATAGGCCGCCGCGCCATTCATCTCACGGAACCCGAAGAACGCGGCAAGCCGCTCCAATTGCATCAGCTTTGGATCGATATCGGCGCCAAAGACAAGAAGGAAGCCGAGAAGATCGTCGATATCGGCGATCCCGCGACCATTGACGCCGGAATCGTGTCGCTATTGAATGATCGAATTGTTGCCCGAGCCCTGGATGATCGGATTGGCGCATTTGTCATTCTCGAAACCATGCGGCTCCTGGAAAAGCGGAAAGTGGAATGCGCCGTGTATTGCGTGACAACCGTGCAGGAAGAGGTTGGCTTGCGCGGGGCAACCACCAGCGCTTACGGCTGCAACCCGCACGTGGGTGTTGCGGTCGACGTCGGCCATGCCACCGATCACCCGAATTGTGACAACAAGCGATTTGGCGCGTTCAAGCTGGATGGCGGCCCCATCCTGCACCGCGGTCCTAACATCAATCCCGTTGTCGCGAAGACCATGGTGGACGTGGCAAAGAAGAAGAAGATTTCCTATCAGATGGAAGCCTCGCCTCGGGGCACCGGCACGGATGCGAACGCTATGCAACTTAGCCGGGGCGGCGTAGCTACCGGTCTCATTAGCATTCCGAACCGCTATATGCACTCTCCGGTCGAGATGGTATCGCTGAATGACGCGGAACACGCCGCGCAACTGCTCGCGGAGTGGATTGTCACGCTGAAACCGAATACGAACTTCATTCCGTAACCCCTGCGA
Proteins encoded in this region:
- a CDS encoding M42 family metallopeptidase encodes the protein MRKQSFDFLSRLLSTPSPSGFEQEIQAVCKAYAKPYVDKIYKDVHGNQYHVKNPNAKLRVMLAGHVDEIALMINHIDDKGFLGFQAIGGIDASVLDGQRVVVHTEKKNVAGVIGRRAIHLTEPEERGKPLQLHQLWIDIGAKDKKEAEKIVDIGDPATIDAGIVSLLNDRIVARALDDRIGAFVILETMRLLEKRKVECAVYCVTTVQEEVGLRGATTSAYGCNPHVGVAVDVGHATDHPNCDNKRFGAFKLDGGPILHRGPNINPVVAKTMVDVAKKKKISYQMEASPRGTGTDANAMQLSRGGVATGLISIPNRYMHSPVEMVSLNDAEHAAQLLAEWIVTLKPNTNFIP